tatgttagtttttctaacatttgggggatggaataaacagttgaaaaatatgctatatgaatcgaattatcatgatcctcacttagaagataattcaagtcgaatgccagaagcatttgctgatccaaaattaaatatcatatttcagctgcaaatgctcctattaaaattaaagtccctgaaggatagagtttactgtacgcatgaagcgtggtagaccaatcggttccaaaggtaacaatccttgaaaaatagtaggagcttaatgatcaaaatgatcaaaatgaggaggaaataagctctagaagagcccacgacataacatttcatgaaactcccgaaaaagttcaggtacctgaaaataaagaaagtgatgagatctccacaagttatgtcgcttcggaactgacacaaaatgatcgtcgacgatatatttaatacaatatagtgcacaatattgtaaaagattgtgaggatcggactagcagtccagacacttgaagatgtcataccatttagatacaagtcttaacctatatgacttatttggctaaatctatatgaagatccttgaaggattgaaaatgcccgaagcatataattcaaagtcttgagaaatgtactcgatcaaattataaagatctttgtacggtttaaagcaatctgtgcgcgtgtggtataatcgcctcagtaaatatttgctgaaagaaagttacataaattatgttatttgtccatgtatttttataaagaaaatgtcatcaaaatttgttacacttgctgtttatgttggtgacataaatcttattggaactccggaagagctccaagagggtcttaaaaatacttttacatggacaaagtgtacccattaagtacaccaatgaatattcaatcacttgaagtgaataaggatccgttccaacctctagaagaggatgaggagctccttggtcctgaaatactctatctcggtgtagatggtgcacttatttatcttgctaatgctaacaaaagtggtgcagatcgtattggtaatgcagatgcaggttatttatctgatacccataaagctcgatttcaaacctgcaagcagggagtgcatatgattgagatcagtgattcattcaagaaacatgtgggttggaatgtgataaaagacccacaatattatacgaagacaatgtttcatgcatagcactattaaagggaAGATTTATAGAAGGAGATAAaacgaagaacatttcaccagaattattctatATACATGATCTTCAAGAAAATTGTGACATAgtgcatcaaattagttcaagtgacaatccaacAGATTGTTTTTACCAACATCAATTTTAGAGAATATGGTATACAAAATTGGAATGtagagactcaaatatttgaaataaggttttcttcAAGGGGAGTAAAATGCGCCATGTACTCTTTTTCTCTTACTAAGTtttttcccacagggttttccttataaggtttttaataaggcagccagcaatgcgtattactaaatatgtgtactctttttccttcactaggattttttcccatgtggtttttcctagtaaggttttaatgaggcacattatcttttaatgaacatccaaggggagtgttataaatatattatattatggatgttcatttagtactccgttgtaaataagcttcctgaagaagcttatccatatgggactccaccgtaaatatgtttatctatttaagtactctattggaaataagcttcctgaagaagcttatcacttcgatacccggttatggataaacattacccccggtagaagattatccataccgggtataataagtttatcctttcagtactccgttatggataaacattgctctcagtagatgattatccataccgggtatagtagcaacttacacagcagcttcctttcttctataaatagaagagatttcagttcattatgtacatcaatttgaattcgaataatatatcactttctctctatacttgtctttattttataacattttcttctttttgacccaGATTTATGGAGAGAATTAAATAATGGAAAATAAGGTCTAAATAGGCATGAGGCAGGCCAAAGGATACCAACCAACAAGGCATAGAGCTTTCTTGGAAAGCGCACCGTTAACAGATTCAGTTATAATCTGAAATAAGCGCTCTTTCACGGTTCAATTCAATCATTTAGAaggggaaaaaaataaaaaataaaaaacgcAGCAGACTCTCAAGAATGGCCGGCGCCTCAACGCCGGCAACCGGAAAAACTCTCTCTTCAGGTTCTTGATTGAACCCCCATTTCTTCTATATGCCAATTTAATATGTTGATTTATCCATCGAATTACCCAGCATAGTTTATTGTACGTCGTTATAGAAAAAAGTTAATTCTTTTCTCTTGgtgtattttgattttttttttttcctaatcTTTTACCAGGATCAATGGAGAGACGAAAATTGGGTGTTTCAATCTCTGATGTTGTGTCTCATTTTGGTACCAGTGGAATgtctgttgctgctgctactggcATCACTCATCCTTTAGGTTTTTTCTTCACTTAATTAGTAGTATCTTTGTAAATGCTTATTTATTGATTCTACCACATACCAGTTACCACTCTATTGAATTTTGTTTTGTTGCTTTGACCTTAAGATGTAAAGGGCTGGCTTAAAGGAGGAAACTTTAGCTGAAAATGTAGCTAAGTATTCTTCTATGATGATGAAAAAATGAGACTAAGAATTAGCTATCACTTTGTTTTTGCTTGGACAATTTAGTTAAAGGTCAGGGTAGAAAGTATAATCCTTCTTTATAATCAGACAAGATGGATCATGTCACTCGTGTTTAATACGAACAAATACTAATCCGTTTGATGATGTGTGACTTTTGAGTTGCAAAGTTTCAAAATAGATTTGGGGATATTAAGTTGCTCGTCCTACGTTTTACTGGGGTCTGTTGTCAGTCATGCTAAATTACCTTTCCTTTTAAAAAGAACAAATTAGTTCCAACCACTGTTTATTTTCTCATATAACTATCTAAAACTTCTGAGTTCATATATAATCGCTACTGTACTATACTACTCAAGAGCATGAAATGAGATAAAGCATTCAACTATGGAAAATTAAGTACATGAATGTCTCGCGCTATCTTGTTACTCTTCCATGTACTTGAGCCGTTATATAATTTTAACTGGAAGATCAAAAACAGCCCAATGATATGGAAGGAATGAATGCGTAACCTAATTTCCTCTCCCTCCAACCTAGTTGTAGTTGTCTTTCAGAGAACATGATCTTTTGCTTATTATGTGCAGATGTTATAAAAGTTAGACTGCAGATGCAACTTGTTGGTCAGAGAGGTCCTTTGGTCGGAATGGTATGAGATAAAGCTTATACTTTTTGGTTTTGTATCCCTTTTTATTGCTTAGAACGATATATAATAGCTGCTGCTTATGTGATTATATGTCCTATTTGATTGGTGATAGGGGAGGCTTTCTCTTCAAGTAGTCGAAAGTGAAGGGCTGAAATCCTTGTATCTAGGATTGGCACCTGCATTGACGAGGTCAGTTCTTTATGGTGGCCTCCGTTTAGGCTTATATGAACCATCTAAATATCTCTGTGAATTGGCTTTTGGGTCCACCAATATCTTGGTGAAGATTGCATCTGGAGCATTCTCAGGGGCCATAGCCACAGCACTGACCAATCCTGTCGAAGTCTTGAAGGTATTCTCTTATGAAGGTCTTATGATTCCGCTGAACGGTCCTCATTTGTTATGCTTGTTTCCAGGTGCGGCTGCAAATGAACACAAGATCGAGCTTAGGACAAATCCATGAAATGAGGAGAATTGCTTCGGAAGAGGGAGTAAGAGCTCTTTGGAAGGGAGTTGGGCCTGCTATGGCCAGAGCTGCCACTTTGACTGCATCTCAGTTGGCGACTTATGATGAATCCAAACAGGCGCTTATAAAGTATACTCACCTGGAGGAAGGATTTCATCTTCATCTCATGTAGGCACTTTCCATCACTGTAAAAATATTCAAATATGCTCGTATTGTTAGAGAAAATGAGTGTTTATGATTGACTTGAAGCAATGCATGCACCTTCTTTTTTAGATGCAAGGCTACTGAGCACTTTGGCGAAAATGATGGTTTTAAGTTAGACTCTGAATATAATTAGCATGAAATAGAACATCCAGGAGTGGGCCTgcatttagtatatttttatctTTCATTGTGCCAGTAACTGATTCTTAAAATTATCTAAAGGATTCTGTTAGCATGCATATCTAGATTATTACACAACGAACACGGGTAACTTGTCCAAGTGTTGGAGTGTTGTTGGGATGCACTGAATCTAAAAGCGACTATGTTTTGATAGCCCTTCTATTCCCAGAAAGTTTTTAGTCTCTTCCTGTCATGGGCTTCTGCATGTATAAGCGTAATTTGCGGAGATTAATTCCTATGCCATCTGTCGGAGCTGGTGTTTCAAGAATGTTTTCATcttctttttatgttttgggaGAATAAATATTTctacttttcatcatttttcagtCCATTATATGCTAACTCTTCTTCTGCATATTATGAAGCTCAAGTATAATTGCGGGGACGGTAAGCACGCTTATGACAGCACCAATGGACATGGTTAAAACCCGTCTTATGTTGCAGAGAGAATCAAGTTGTGCCGGAATGTATAGAAATGGATTGCACTGTGCATATCAGGTTGTTACATCGCAACCTCTCATTCCACCCTTTTCTATGATT
This genomic stretch from Nicotiana sylvestris chromosome 9, ASM39365v2, whole genome shotgun sequence harbors:
- the LOC104247100 gene encoding uncharacterized protein, which encodes MAGASTPATGKTLSSGSMERRKLGVSISDVVSHFGTSGMSVAAATGITHPLDVIKVRLQMQLVGQRGPLVGMGRLSLQVVESEGLKSLYLGLAPALTRSVLYGGLRLGLYEPSKYLCELAFGSTNILVKIASGAFSGAIATALTNPVEVLKVRLQMNTRSSLGQIHEMRRIASEEGVRALWKGVGPAMARAATLTASQLATYDESKQALIKYTHLEEGFHLHLISSIIAGTVSTLMTAPMDMVKTRLMLQRESSCAGMYRNGLHCAYQVLRTEGPSGLYKGGLTIFARLAPQTMITFVLCEKLRGLAGLKAI